Proteins from a genomic interval of Lolium perenne isolate Kyuss_39 chromosome 1, Kyuss_2.0, whole genome shotgun sequence:
- the LOC127325788 gene encoding protein RALF-like 19, with protein MARRIAAAVALVVAVAACCQLLCADGGGVDGVVTLLESCDGTASTLGQCWAGDELARKPAARYISYAALRADQIPCNKRGQSYYHDCGSQGKAVNPYTRGCSAITRCARNMN; from the coding sequence ATGGCTCGTCGCATCGCTGCTGCGGTTGCACTGGTCGTGGCCGTCGCGGCCTGCTGCCAGCTGCTGTgcgccgacggcggcggcgtcgatgGCGTCGTGACTCTGCTGGAGAGCTGCGACGGGACCGCGTCGACGCTGGGGCAGTGCTGGGCGGGCGACGAGCTGGCCAGGAAGCCCGCCGCCAGGTACATCAGCTACGCCGCGCTGCGGGCCGACCAGATCCCGTGCAACAAGCGCGGGCAGTCCTACTACCACGACTGCGGCTCCCAGGGGAAGGCGGTGAACCCCTACACCCGAGGCTGCTCCGCCATCACCCGATGCGCACGCAACATGAACTGA